The following DNA comes from Camelina sativa cultivar DH55 chromosome 14, Cs, whole genome shotgun sequence.
TCATTAGttttaaacccaaaacaaacaagaatgaGTCGGGATCATCTATAATTATCGTATAAGATTGTCAGACTGTCATATCATCCAGGAGTGACACAATCCATAATCCATCCTTATTTTAATGCAACCTTCATTTGATTATTAATCCCATATAACACACGTCTAGCTCGATCATGTTTCTTTTCCTAAAGACATGTATGTGTAGctagctcatcttcttctccgatcCATAGCTAATGTCTTACAAATATAGTATATGtataattagatatttttattcatttcacagtatattttttttacatgtttacaGTTGACATAAATTGTATAGGACAAAACAGATATAAATCCTCTGATCTTAAGCAAAATCGAGATTGTtcgcccaaaaaaaaaaaaagaagcaaaatcgatatttaaacttttgaaaCATGTTGAGTGGCCAAGCCAATTAACCCACAGGGCTCTCGGTCGCATAAAAGCTTTTTGTGTGCGTTTGTGTAGTTATTGAATAATGTAAAGTGTATCAGTTCAACCATTTTTCCGTAAAAATTCAACAAACTATTTTCAAATGTTAGAAAAGTTGCACAATTAGGTCAACCAATATCGATCAGTTTTACAATATGTACGAATTCTTACgttgaaattaattattttcttatcatGACTTTCGCACCTAAAGATTTATTGGgaacaaaaaaacttaagcATTTCTGAAGTTGACTTACTCCAAACTCTCGAGAAAACGTGTATAGTAACAATaacttatcaaaatcttgaGAAAAAAATCCGTTTCTGTTGAATATATATCAGATCGGACCAACCTCCTCTAAACTGTTTTGTTGGTCAGATGGAATAGCCTGTCATAGGTTTTGGAAACCCAATTAAATGGCATTTAAGGCTATGAATGatttaaaatcagaaaaagacaGAGCACCGTCCAGGATCAGATTCAGATATCGCTGAATATAAAAAAAGCCCGACCACTGAAATAATGTTCTGCTGAagatttttaataactagaatTTACATGCGGACGATGTTGACGTCGACGGGTAATACTACTACTATAAGAGATATGGACGATGTTGTTAAAAGATTGAATATATCGCAACTCATGAGTGATTGCGACTTCGTGAACCATGACAacacaacaaaagaagacaaacgATGATAGGGCCCTTTACAATATTTGCttgttaatttttgttgcttctgcttttttatttaatgtttattgatttaaaattatgaagttcaagtatttgtttttttcattctttcttctGTGCGTTAAATCCGTCTGATAATGATGCAACAGTCGAATTCCCTTTTGCTTTGTATGCGTATTCTCTcaatataatacaaaaagtAAAACTATACTATTCCAATGACTGTATTATAACAAGAGATTATCGTACTACAAACTATTCCAATGAGTCAATGACGGTGAtgtcaattgaaaaaaaaaaaaaagcaacatatTCCATTAATTATGACGGTGTAAGTTATTATAAAGGTGGGTGGTAAATTACATTTACTTGCATATGTGATCTGCAATACCTCCTAGATAGTCCTAGCTAGCGTAGTATGAAATAgtataattttacatttcatttatatatgagTTCTTAGTTAACTTTTAAATACCAACTTTGGTACGTTAAGAAGtcaataaaaattgtttaaagcgaagaaaatgaagaaaagaatGGTGAAGTGGGTGTCACGAAACGTATGAAGAGAAAGGGAAGTGGGGCTGTGCTGTTCTTTGTCGGTCTCCTGCCGTACAATTCGTTGCAAAGAatctctcatttctttttttttcttttctttctctcttaattATTACTTATCATCAAATACATAATCTAGATCAGAAACTATGTTTTCAGAATAAGGGAAAACACATGTAAAAGGTTAGCAACATACATGCGTCATGTCAATGAGACTATCTGACAACTTATAATCGTTTTTATGTGTCATGCATACATCACAAGTATTTTTGTTACTGCATGTACCTCTCAGAACTCTTTCGTTACCAATTGCAATTGGATTAACTCAATTTTGATAAGGACAATTCTCTGAAATAGCACAATTCACAAGCTTTTGGTGTTGCACTTTTTAAACATTATGGCCTGTTAGACAATATGTTCAATTTAATAGTATGTACAATAAGGCCCATTTATATCTGCTTAAAAGCCCATTTTTAgaacaagttttaatttaaacgtaatttaaaaaaactccAAAGACGAAAATAACTGTTGTCGGATAAGTAAGTTTAGGATGGGGATAGGGTAATTTCGCCGGACCTTTCTCTTAATTTACTATAATACCCTTCACTCTCGTAATAGCACCACTCTCGAGAAAAAACTGAAATCGGGGTATTTTGATACTTTCAGGTTCAGGAAACTGGAGCATGCCCAAAGAAGCAGACTCGCTCCACCGGTGAGCtcggaaaaaaataaaaaatggagaCGCCAGTTCTGGGATTCGAACTACGATGTCctcatctcttcttcaacaCTCACTGCTCtcgttcctcttcctctctctcccttccCGCCGTATCCTTACGAATCCTCACTTCCGCGGCGGCAACAACCGCCGTTGAATCACCGGCGACCGTAACAGAAGCTCCTCGTTCGAAACGTCATTCCACTGCCTACCTGACGAGAAAATCCGCCATCTCTAAAGTCCAACGCTCCTCCGATTTTCTCTCCTCTCTGCAGAGGTGGTTACTATTTATCACCGAACTTATCTTCAATTCTGCTTAATCATCATGTGATTGTCTCTTCTCATGATATTACTGTTCCTCTCTGCAGATTAGCAAGAGTTTTGAAGGTTCAAGACTTGAATGTGATTTTGCGTGATTTCGGAATCTCCGGAAGATTGCAGGATCTTATACAGGTCTGTTGATTTGAACATGGATTCATATCAAGTAGgattatactatattttttccAAGATGTGTATTATTAAtgtgtgttttatgtttgtAATCTTTCGTTTTAGCTCTTTGAATGGATGCAACAACGTGGAAAGATTAGTGTTTCAACTTACAGCAGTTGCATCAAGTTTGTGGGGGCTAAAAATGTTTCCAAGGCGCTGGAGATATACAACAGCATTCCAGACGAGTCAACCAAAATCAATGTCTTTATATGTAATTCTATTCTTAGTTGTCTGGTCAAGAATGGAAAGCTTGACAGCTGCATCAAATTGTTTGATCAGATGAAGCGTGATGGTCTGCAACCAGATGTGGTTACGTATAACACGGTATGCCAGCTCGAGTTTTCACTACATCAGTAAATGACGAAATAGTTTCACTTATTTTCTTCCCTTGAAGCTTAAAACGATTCCTCCTTTCACCCGATATTTAGATCGTTTAACTCATTGAGAGACGTATTGAAATGTTTCTgcattttgggatttttttgtttaggtgaAAGAACCATGACTGCATATGCAACATCTCGTTTTGTTCGGCTTCTATGatatattttctctttggttttctAGCTGCTTGCAGGTTGTATCAAGGTTAAAAATGGATACCATAAGGCTATGGAACTCGTTGGAGAGCTGCCACACAATGGAATACAAATGGATAGTGTGATGTATGGGACTGTCCTGGCCGTTTGTGCTTCAAACGGTCGATGTGAAGAAGCTGAAAACTTTATCCGGCAGATGAAAGCTGAAGGTCATTCGCCAAACATATATCATTACAGCTCCTTGCTCAATTCTTATTCTTGGAAAGGAGATTACAAGAAAGCTGATGAGCTGATGGCTGAGATGAAATCAATAGGATTAGTGCCTAACAAGGTTTGTTTTTGTCAGTATTTCTCATCTCATGCAGTCACTGAAATACTgtgcggtttttttttttttttttttttttttttaacgacgGACAAAAGAAGGTTTAAAACACTCGAGNTTGTCTACTGTGATAgatgaatttgtttgaatgaCTTGTAACAACCATTTTCTGTTGATTATACCCCTCAAGAAATGCCCTGTAAGAGTGAAGAAATTGTTTAGATATCTTCTATCTAAACATGGTTTAGACGTCAATTCTCTCTAAACATGGTTCAGATTTCACATGATTGTTTTAGCTTCATCTTATTTCTTTTCGTAATTCttctctttggatttttttatgtttaattgAAGGATTGTTCACATGATTCATTTTGCTTGTTATTATATAAGAGATTGGTTCTCTCAGCTTGCTTTTATAACTCTATCTGGAAATATTTGCAGGTGATGATGACAACTTTACTAAAGGTTTATATCAAAGGAGGGTTGTTTGATAGATCAAGAGAATTACTCTCTGAACTTGAATCTGCAGGGTACGCCGAGAATGAGGTAATTAgacaatattatttttcagCAAATCTGGCTGTGATATTCTAGAAAAGAGCATGGAGTAAACATCACCAATAATTTATCATGGTGTGACTATCAGTGGACAATACTTGGTTACACTATACTAAACGTAGCTTATTGGTACGGTTTGTTATCATAGAATAACATAGTAAGTAGAGCTCATATAGTGTTCCTGTTTACTCGGCAATTATCTTAtggtcaaaattttgttttcttctctagaTGCCATATTGTATGCTGATGGATGGTCTTTCAAAGGCGGGAAAATTAGAAGAAGCGAGGTCAATCTTTGATGATATGAAAGGGAAAGGTGTTAAATCTGGTATGTATTTATTCTAACTGCTGATTAGTTAgctttttatatttcattcttGACTCTTCAATGGTTGCTGCTTTCACTGCTGTTCAAAATAGGATCGGGAATATTTTGCAATGAAATCTTGGGATGAACACTATTTATAGACTCAATACAGGATTTGTCAATAACTTGGATTGAAAAAGTCATTCTGTCTTTGAAGATCTATCTCTTATGAGTCAGCAATTTGCTACAATTAGGGTGTCTTATGGTTAGATATTTTCTCAGATTTCTCAAAACCTGATAAAGAAACCAGTAAGGAGTATTTGGTTATCCTATCCGCATCTCTACAGAAACCAGTTCCCTATTTTTCTGGACAATGATGTCAGTTTCCTGTTTCAGATGGCTATGCTAACAGCATCATGATATCTGCTTTATGTCGAAGTAAGCGTTTCGAGGAGGCAAACGAACTGTCAAGGAACTCTGAAACCACTTATGCAAAATGCGACTTGGTAATGTTAAACACAATGCTCTGTGCCTATTGCAGAGCAGGAGATATGGAAAGTGTTATGCGAATGATGAAGAAAATGGATGAGCAAGCCGTTAGTCCTGACTACAATACTTTCCATATCTTGATCAAATATTTCATCAAGGAGAAGTTGTACCTGCTTGCGTACCAAACCATACTTGATATGGACAGCAAAGGCCACCGTCTTGAGGAGGTAACTAGCATCAAGACATTGCTTGTTTTTATAGTTCTAATCTACAAATCTTGCTTCGTAGcttcttgtatttgtttttttagtaagtAAGTAATGCTAGACACTGCAAAATTTAGCTCTCTTTGAAATTTGTAGGAACTTTGTTCATCCCTGATTTACCATCTTGGCAAGATTAGAGCTCAGTCGGAAGCATTCTCGGTCTACAATATGTTGCGATATAGCAAAAGAACTATCTGCAAAGAGCTGCATGAGAAAATTCTTCACACTCTAATCCAAGGAAATCTCCTTAAAGACGCATATGTTGTAGTGAAGGTTTGAAATCCCTCTCTGGAGCAAGTTTTTGCATTCGATCCATCGTGTTAATGGTCTAATTTGGTCATAATTCTGTTTCAGGACAATGCAAAGATGATCTCACAGCCTACTTTAAAGAAATTTGGCAGAGCTTTTATGATCTCGGGAAATATTAACTTAGTGAACGATGTTCTGAAGGTCTTACATGGTTCTGGCCACAAAATTGATCAGGTAAGTATCCAACCGGGAACAATTTAAAGCTATTTGTCAACGTTTTGCTTGGCAACAATTCACATTACAGTTGAATTATTGtagaaataaggaaaaaaatgtttCGTTCTTTTTCAATCATATCGGATCTcatttctccttctttcttgCATGCtctgtgttgttttgtttttaggttcaGTTTGAGATTGCGATTTCTCGATACATTTCACAGTCCGAGAAAAAAGAATTGCTTCTTCAACTCCTACAATGGATGCCTGGTCAAGGATACATTGTTGACTTCACCACAAGAAACCTCATTCTCAAGAATTCTCATTTGTTTGGTCGGCTAATCATCGCAGAGATTTTGTCAAAGCATCATGTAGCTTCAAGGCCGATAACTAAATCTCGATCTAAGCCGAAATTTAGAGGTTCTTAATATGGATGTACTTTTTCGCTGTCTCTTTTTGTAGAATGTAATTTATGTATGTATCATGAAATAGATGAGAGTCAAATTTGTAAATGCGCCAAAATTGAAtagaatcttatataatatgaaacgATTTCTTGCCTAAAAAGATTAAAAGCTAGTATTTTCCTTATTCGTCACAGTTGATGAATTGAACATTGGGAATGTTTTCGACTTTGTAGTAATCTTCCCCACCTTGTACCAATTTCTCCATCCACGTCTTTATTCCTACAATCGTCAATTCCTTTAAGGAAGTTATGTATCTGATCCCATCCGGAAACTTCAGCTTTTTGCAATCACGTATAGTCAAAACACGAAGACATGGCATCGACCCTTCTTCGACTATCCACTCTTCTAACTCTTCTAGATATTCTAGTTTTAGAAAACATAACTGAGTAAATCCACCTTTTGAGCATACCATTCTCTTCCCAATGAAAGCACCAAATGTTAATATAACCGACTTCAAATGAAGCAGCTTTTCTAGAATCAGGAATGGATCCTCCTCCATGCAGCAACACCATAGATATATGTGTGAAAGGTTGGGATGGAATTGATATTGCTCAGGAAACCTTGGCATATGCATCGCCAACTCTAATTCTTTTAGATGAATGCAATCCAGAACAATTTCTCCCCCATGATAAGCCACACGATTTTCTGGCTTGTCGTATAAATGGAGCACCTCCAGGGCTCTCAATTGACGGAGAGATGAGGATAGAGTTTCAGAAGTATACCCGTCATCGATAAATAAACTGA
Coding sequences within:
- the LOC104739724 gene encoding pentatricopeptide repeat-containing protein At1g10910, chloroplastic isoform X2, with the protein product MQQRGKISVSTYSSCIKFVGAKNVSKALEIYNSIPDESTKINVFICNSILSCLVKNGKLDSCIKLFDQMKRDGLQPDVVTYNTLLAGCIKVKNGYHKAMELVGELPHNGIQMDSVMYGTVLAVCASNGRCEEAENFIRQMKAEGHSPNIYHYSSLLNSYSWKGDYKKADELMAEMKSIGLVPNKVMMTTLLKVYIKGGLFDRSRELLSELESAGYAENEMPYCMLMDGLSKAGKLEEARSIFDDMKGKGVKSDGYANSIMISALCRSKRFEEANELSRNSETTYAKCDLVMLNTMLCAYCRAGDMESVMRMMKKMDEQAVSPDYNTFHILIKYFIKEKLYLLAYQTILDMDSKGHRLEEELCSSLIYHLGKIRAQSEAFSVYNMLRYSKRTICKELHEKILHTLIQGNLLKDAYVVVKDNAKMISQPTLKKFGRAFMISGNINLVNDVLKVLHGSGHKIDQVQFEIAISRYISQSEKKELLLQLLQWMPGQGYIVDFTTRNLILKNSHLFGRLIIAEILSKHHVASRPITKSRSKPKFRGS
- the LOC104739724 gene encoding pentatricopeptide repeat-containing protein At1g10910, chloroplastic isoform X1, with protein sequence METPVLGFELRCPHLFFNTHCSRSSSSLSLPAVSLRILTSAAATTAVESPATVTEAPRSKRHSTAYLTRKSAISKVQRSSDFLSSLQRLARVLKVQDLNVILRDFGISGRLQDLIQLFEWMQQRGKISVSTYSSCIKFVGAKNVSKALEIYNSIPDESTKINVFICNSILSCLVKNGKLDSCIKLFDQMKRDGLQPDVVTYNTLLAGCIKVKNGYHKAMELVGELPHNGIQMDSVMYGTVLAVCASNGRCEEAENFIRQMKAEGHSPNIYHYSSLLNSYSWKGDYKKADELMAEMKSIGLVPNKVMMTTLLKVYIKGGLFDRSRELLSELESAGYAENEMPYCMLMDGLSKAGKLEEARSIFDDMKGKGVKSDGYANSIMISALCRSKRFEEANELSRNSETTYAKCDLVMLNTMLCAYCRAGDMESVMRMMKKMDEQAVSPDYNTFHILIKYFIKEKLYLLAYQTILDMDSKGHRLEEELCSSLIYHLGKIRAQSEAFSVYNMLRYSKRTICKELHEKILHTLIQGNLLKDAYVVVKDNAKMISQPTLKKFGRAFMISGNINLVNDVLKVLHGSGHKIDQVQFEIAISRYISQSEKKELLLQLLQWMPGQGYIVDFTTRNLILKNSHLFGRLIIAEILSKHHVASRPITKSRSKPKFRGS